In Nostoc sp. CENA543, a single genomic region encodes these proteins:
- a CDS encoding heme oxygenase (biliverdin-producing) has product MSSNLANKLRVGTKKAHTMAENVGFVKCFLKGVVEKSSYRKLVANFYYIYSAMEEEMEKHSQHPIVSKINFTQLNRKHTLEQDLSYYYGANWREQVKLSPAGEAYVKRIREISATEPELLIAHSYTRYLGDLSGGQILKNIAVTAMNLNDGQGTAFYEFADISDEKAFKAKYRQTLDELPLDDATGDRIVDEANAAFGMNMKMFQELEGNLIKAIGVMLYNTLTRKRTRGSTELATAE; this is encoded by the coding sequence ATGAGCAGCAATTTAGCAAACAAACTGCGTGTTGGTACAAAGAAAGCCCACACAATGGCAGAAAACGTAGGTTTTGTCAAATGCTTTTTAAAAGGAGTAGTAGAAAAAAGCTCTTACCGGAAGTTAGTAGCTAACTTCTACTACATCTACTCAGCAATGGAAGAGGAGATGGAAAAGCACTCCCAGCATCCGATTGTTTCTAAAATTAACTTTACCCAACTCAACCGTAAGCATACCTTAGAACAAGACCTAAGTTACTACTATGGTGCTAACTGGCGCGAACAAGTCAAGTTATCTCCAGCCGGGGAAGCGTATGTCAAACGCATTCGAGAAATTTCTGCTACCGAACCAGAATTATTAATTGCCCATTCTTACACCCGTTACTTGGGTGACTTATCTGGTGGACAAATTCTCAAAAACATTGCTGTAACAGCCATGAACTTGAATGATGGCCAAGGTACAGCTTTCTATGAATTTGCAGATATCAGCGATGAGAAAGCATTTAAAGCAAAATATCGTCAAACTTTAGATGAACTACCTTTAGATGATGCCACAGGCGATCGCATTGTTGATGAAGCTAACGCCGCCTTTGGTATGAACATGAAGATGTTCCAAGAACTAGAAGGTAACTTAATCAAAGCCATTGGTGTGATGTTGTACAACACCTTAACCCGCAAACGCACACGCGGTAGCACTGAACTAGCAACTGCTGAGTAA
- the fabG gene encoding 3-oxoacyl-[acyl-carrier-protein] reductase: MAVLSENLKGQVAVVTGASRGIGRAIALELAAYGATVVVNYTSSSGAADAVVAEITGKGGEAIALQADVSQADQVDALVSAVMEKFKRIDIFVNNAGITRDTLLLRMKPEEWQAVIDLNLTGVFLCTRAVSKIMLKQRSGRIISITSVAGQMGNPGQANYSAAKAGVIGFTKTVAKELASRGITVNAVAPGFIETDMTSDLKADEILKYIPLGRYGQPEEIAGMVRFLAADPAAAYITGQVFNVDGGMVMA; the protein is encoded by the coding sequence ATGGCTGTTTTAAGTGAAAATTTAAAAGGGCAAGTAGCAGTTGTTACGGGTGCTTCACGAGGAATTGGCCGGGCGATCGCACTAGAATTAGCTGCTTATGGTGCAACTGTCGTCGTTAACTATACCAGTTCTAGTGGTGCGGCGGATGCAGTGGTAGCAGAAATTACTGGTAAGGGTGGAGAGGCGATCGCTCTCCAAGCTGATGTTTCCCAAGCTGATCAGGTAGATGCTCTTGTCAGTGCTGTTATGGAAAAATTCAAACGCATTGATATCTTCGTCAATAATGCCGGAATTACCCGTGATACTTTACTATTGCGGATGAAGCCGGAAGAGTGGCAAGCAGTCATAGACCTAAATTTAACCGGCGTTTTCTTATGCACTCGTGCTGTGAGCAAAATCATGCTCAAACAGCGTTCTGGCAGAATTATTAGCATCACCTCTGTAGCAGGTCAAATGGGTAATCCTGGTCAGGCTAACTACAGTGCAGCTAAAGCAGGTGTGATTGGCTTTACAAAAACCGTTGCGAAAGAACTCGCTTCCCGTGGAATCACAGTCAATGCTGTTGCGCCTGGATTTATTGAAACTGATATGACCAGCGACCTCAAAGCCGATGAAATTCTCAAATACATTCCCTTGGGTCGCTACGGTCAACCAGAAGAAATTGCCGGTATGGTGCGCTTCCTTGCAGCTGATCCCGCCGCCGCTTACATCACAGGACAAGTTTTCAACGTTGATGGTGGGATGGTGATGGCTTAA
- a CDS encoding MraY family glycosyltransferase produces MNLENSLKLIGIANPSGTGWLAVVFTFILAWLVTWRLIPTVRKFALRVGWADQPNARRLNREPLPNAGGLAIYAGVIAALVLAILLRPIELQNVLAQVLTILLGGSILVLVGFIDDQFGLPPSVRLWTQIITALLLFANGISVDVHLGTPIDSILSMLLTVLWIVGITNAVNLMDGMDGLAGGISFITAMSLLAVSAQFPNRAAATLVLAALGGAALGFLRHNFHPSRIIMGDAGAYFFGYVLAATSILGSLQRNTIYALGPSVLFLLLPVLDTTQVFIRRLLAGKNPLSTPGKDHLHHRLLAWGFSQRRAAFTLWLITLLCNLLAMRIQGMSLPVMIASTTSIIVLLGFTVWQRLIGKEER; encoded by the coding sequence CTGAATTTAGAGAACTCCCTTAAGCTGATTGGCATTGCTAACCCTAGCGGCACCGGCTGGTTAGCAGTAGTGTTTACATTTATCTTGGCTTGGTTAGTTACTTGGCGTTTAATCCCCACAGTACGTAAATTTGCTTTGCGGGTGGGTTGGGCTGACCAACCGAACGCCAGAAGACTCAACCGAGAACCTTTGCCAAATGCAGGAGGTTTGGCTATTTATGCGGGAGTAATTGCCGCACTGGTATTAGCTATCTTACTGCGCCCCATTGAACTTCAGAATGTATTAGCTCAAGTATTGACTATTTTACTGGGAGGTTCAATTCTAGTCTTGGTCGGCTTTATAGACGATCAGTTCGGATTACCCCCCTCTGTACGCTTGTGGACGCAAATTATCACGGCATTATTACTATTTGCTAACGGTATTAGTGTTGATGTACATCTGGGTACACCGATAGACTCGATTTTGTCGATGTTGCTCACAGTCCTGTGGATTGTTGGTATTACTAATGCCGTTAACCTGATGGATGGCATGGATGGACTAGCCGGCGGGATTAGTTTTATCACTGCCATGAGTTTATTAGCAGTTTCTGCCCAATTTCCCAATCGGGCGGCGGCTACCTTAGTCTTAGCAGCCTTGGGGGGTGCTGCCTTGGGCTTTTTACGCCATAATTTCCACCCATCAAGGATTATTATGGGTGATGCTGGCGCATACTTTTTTGGCTATGTGTTAGCAGCCACCAGTATTTTAGGTAGCTTACAACGTAATACCATCTATGCCCTTGGCCCCTCAGTTTTATTCTTGTTGTTGCCAGTTCTAGACACCACCCAAGTATTTATCCGACGGTTATTAGCTGGCAAAAACCCGTTAAGTACCCCAGGAAAAGATCATTTACATCACCGTTTACTTGCTTGGGGATTTTCCCAACGTCGAGCTGCATTTACCCTGTGGTTAATCACCCTATTGTGCAACTTATTAGCCATGAGAATTCAGGGGATGAGTCTACCCGTCATGATTGCCTCTACCACTAGTATTATTGTTCTGCTCGGCTTTACCGTTTGGCAAAGGCTCATAGGAAAGGAAGAAAGATAG
- a CDS encoding NF041680 family putative transposase — MNRAKLEEFRQAAYNYLGRAHDATFELMDAILLTRNAYSLADLSLSPAFRRKWSSIYEALQDSRPQRQKLMQLYIKQMPHQGRPLLAGDHTAWPRPDAVTLQERTIEHSSVSMGGDKPITIGQGYSTIAWIPESSGSWALPLRHERITSWESPIQKAAWQLQQVCENLPTRPISVWDSEYGCAPFVLKTSNIKADILVRLRSNLCLWGAPPPYSGKGRPRKHGDKFKLNDASTWTQAIQTIEVNHPKLGRIKVSLWSNFHFRKAATRPMSLIRVERLDELGNLRVSKPLWLAWLGEQMPPLEEVWQLYLRRFTVDHWYRFLKQRLHWTLPKLRTPKQCERWSDLMPIMTWELWLARDIVADNPLPWQKLLVSLTPGRVAQAMGSILATIGTPARPPKPRGKSPGWKTGQPRQRRIRYPVVRKTTTKPRKQQSESA; from the coding sequence ATGAACCGTGCCAAATTAGAGGAATTTCGTCAAGCAGCGTATAACTATCTAGGTAGAGCGCATGATGCAACATTTGAACTGATGGATGCAATATTGCTAACTCGGAACGCTTACAGTTTGGCAGATTTATCACTATCACCAGCATTTAGACGCAAGTGGTCAAGTATTTATGAAGCGTTACAAGATAGCAGGCCACAGCGACAAAAATTGATGCAGTTATACATCAAACAGATGCCACACCAGGGTCGTCCGTTGTTGGCTGGCGACCATACAGCTTGGCCAAGGCCAGATGCGGTAACGCTACAGGAAAGGACAATTGAACACAGCAGTGTCTCAATGGGAGGTGACAAACCAATCACCATTGGTCAGGGCTATAGCACCATTGCTTGGATACCGGAGAGTTCGGGCAGTTGGGCATTACCATTGAGACACGAGCGAATTACCAGTTGGGAAAGCCCAATCCAGAAAGCAGCATGGCAATTACAACAAGTTTGTGAAAATTTACCTACCAGACCAATTTCGGTTTGGGATAGTGAGTACGGGTGCGCTCCTTTCGTTTTGAAGACGAGTAATATTAAAGCAGACATTTTGGTACGTTTGCGTTCAAATCTTTGTTTATGGGGCGCACCACCACCATATTCTGGCAAGGGACGACCGAGAAAACATGGTGATAAATTTAAGTTGAATGATGCTTCGACATGGACTCAAGCCATTCAAACTATAGAAGTAAATCATCCAAAACTAGGACGTATCAAGGTGAGCTTGTGGTCAAATTTTCATTTTCGGAAAGCCGCTACACGTCCGATGTCCTTGATTCGGGTTGAGCGTCTTGATGAGCTTGGCAACTTGCGGGTGTCAAAACCTTTGTGGTTGGCTTGGCTGGGAGAACAAATGCCGCCTTTAGAAGAAGTTTGGCAACTCTACTTGCGGCGTTTTACTGTTGACCACTGGTATCGCTTTTTGAAGCAACGCTTACACTGGACTCTTCCCAAGCTACGTACCCCTAAGCAATGTGAGCGTTGGAGTGACTTAATGCCCATCATGACTTGGGAATTGTGGTTAGCCCGTGATATCGTTGCAGACAACCCTTTACCTTGGCAAAAGTTATTAGTTAGTTTGACTCCAGGTAGGGTTGCTCAGGCGATGGGAAGTATTTTAGCGACGATTGGTACTCCTGCCCGTCCGCCCAAACCTCGCGGAAAGTCCCCTGGCTGGAAGACTGGACAACCCCGACAACGTAGAATTCGCTATCCTGTTGTTAGAAAAACTACAACTAAGCCACGTAAGCAACAATCAGAATCTGCTTAA
- the groL gene encoding chaperonin GroEL (60 kDa chaperone family; promotes refolding of misfolded polypeptides especially under stressful conditions; forms two stacked rings of heptamers to form a barrel-shaped 14mer; ends can be capped by GroES; misfolded proteins enter the barrel where they are refolded when GroES binds), translating to MAKIISFDEESRRALERGVNALADAVKITLGPKGRNVLLEKKFGIPQIVNDGITVAKEIELEDPLENTGARLIQEVASKTKDVAGDGTTTATVLVQALIKEGLKNVAAGSNPVSLKRGIDKTIEALVAEIAKVAKPVEGSAIAQVATVSAGNDEEVGNMIAEAMEKVTKDGVITVEESKSLTTELEVVEGMQIDRGYISPYFVTNNDRMTVEFENARILITDKKINSIQDLVPVLEKVARLGQPLLIIAEDVEGDALATLVVNKARGVLAVAAIKAPGFGERRKALLQDIAILTDGQMISEEIGLSLDTATLEMLGTARKLTIDKENTTIVAGSSAKPEVQKRIGQIRKQLEETDSEYDKEKLQERIAKLAGGVAVIKVGAATETELKDRKLRIEDALNATKAAVEEGIVPGGGTTLIHLSKKVDEIKNSLIEEEKIGADIIKRALEAPLRQIADNAGVEGSVIVSKVKDSEFNMGYNAATDEFEDLIAAGIIDPAKVVRSALQNAASIAGMVLTTEAIVVEKPEKKAPPAPDAGMGGMGGMGGMGGMGGMGMF from the coding sequence ATGGCAAAAATTATTTCTTTTGATGAAGAGTCTCGCCGCGCTTTGGAACGGGGTGTCAATGCCCTGGCTGATGCTGTAAAAATCACTTTGGGGCCAAAAGGTCGCAACGTGCTTTTAGAAAAAAAATTTGGTATTCCCCAAATTGTCAATGACGGGATCACCGTTGCTAAGGAAATTGAATTAGAAGATCCTTTAGAAAATACTGGTGCTAGGCTGATTCAAGAGGTAGCATCTAAAACCAAGGATGTAGCGGGTGATGGGACAACCACAGCCACAGTTTTGGTACAAGCCTTGATTAAGGAAGGTTTGAAGAACGTTGCCGCCGGCAGCAATCCTGTAAGCTTAAAGCGCGGTATTGATAAAACTATTGAGGCGTTGGTAGCAGAAATTGCTAAAGTTGCCAAGCCAGTAGAAGGAAGTGCGATCGCGCAAGTAGCCACTGTCTCAGCTGGTAACGACGAAGAAGTCGGTAACATGATTGCCGAAGCAATGGAAAAAGTCACCAAAGATGGTGTCATTACCGTTGAAGAATCCAAATCTCTCACCACCGAACTCGAAGTAGTGGAAGGGATGCAAATTGATCGCGGCTACATTTCCCCCTACTTCGTCACCAACAACGACCGGATGACGGTAGAGTTTGAAAATGCCCGCATCCTGATTACCGATAAGAAAATCAACAGCATCCAAGATTTAGTACCTGTATTGGAAAAAGTTGCCCGTTTGGGTCAACCCCTGCTAATTATTGCTGAAGATGTAGAAGGAGATGCTTTAGCAACCTTAGTTGTGAACAAAGCACGGGGTGTGTTAGCCGTAGCCGCAATTAAAGCCCCTGGTTTTGGTGAACGCCGCAAAGCACTGTTGCAAGACATTGCTATCCTCACCGATGGGCAAATGATTTCTGAAGAAATCGGCCTCAGCTTAGATACCGCAACTTTGGAAATGTTGGGTACTGCCCGTAAACTCACCATTGATAAAGAAAATACCACCATTGTGGCTGGTAGTTCCGCTAAACCCGAAGTACAAAAACGCATCGGTCAAATTCGCAAGCAGTTGGAAGAAACTGATTCCGAATACGATAAAGAAAAACTGCAAGAACGCATTGCCAAACTCGCTGGTGGTGTGGCAGTGATTAAAGTCGGTGCAGCCACCGAAACCGAACTCAAAGACCGCAAGTTACGCATTGAAGACGCACTCAACGCGACAAAAGCGGCTGTAGAAGAAGGTATTGTTCCTGGTGGTGGTACAACCTTAATTCACTTGTCCAAAAAGGTAGACGAAATTAAGAACAGCCTAATTGAAGAAGAAAAAATCGGGGCTGACATCATCAAACGTGCCTTAGAAGCACCCTTGCGTCAAATTGCTGATAATGCTGGCGTAGAAGGTTCTGTCATCGTCTCCAAAGTCAAAGACAGCGAATTTAACATGGGTTACAACGCTGCTACTGATGAATTTGAAGACTTGATTGCAGCCGGAATTATTGACCCTGCTAAAGTCGTGCGTTCCGCATTGCAAAACGCTGCTTCTATTGCTGGTATGGTATTAACTACCGAAGCGATCGTTGTGGAGAAACCAGAGAAGAAAGCACCTCCCGCACCTGATGCCGGTATGGGCGGCATGGGCGGTATGGGTGGCATGGGCGGTATGGGCGGCATGGGTATGTTCTAA
- the prmA gene encoding 50S ribosomal protein L11 methyltransferase, protein MVNTWWELQVSCEPALEDSVFWRLEDFGCRGTASETKGTDFLVKGYLPTFQAQVLDLAALGLWLRQDALCVGLSSPTLGWQLIDEEDWASSWKQYWQPQEIGDRFLINPAWLPLPEDTDRLVIRLDPGVAFGTGNHATTQLCLESLEMRLSSVPQSFISTGSKREPVVIADIGCGSGILAVGAVLLGAEKVYAVDTDPLAVQSTFSNRALNDIHPEKIVPAEGSVDILKKLIEKPVDGIVCNILADVIIQLVPEITEISKSSTWAIFSGILTEQSKSVADALEKHGWVVATMWKRKEWCCLNVRRS, encoded by the coding sequence ATGGTAAACACTTGGTGGGAATTACAGGTTTCATGCGAACCAGCGTTAGAAGACTCGGTTTTCTGGCGATTGGAAGATTTTGGTTGTCGAGGGACAGCTAGTGAAACAAAAGGTACTGACTTTTTAGTGAAGGGTTATTTACCCACATTCCAAGCCCAGGTACTTGATTTAGCGGCTTTGGGGCTATGGTTACGTCAGGATGCTTTGTGTGTGGGATTATCGAGTCCTACCTTGGGTTGGCAGCTAATTGATGAAGAAGACTGGGCTAGTAGCTGGAAACAATATTGGCAACCGCAAGAAATAGGCGATCGCTTCCTCATTAACCCTGCATGGCTGCCATTACCTGAAGACACAGATAGATTAGTCATTCGTCTTGACCCTGGTGTAGCTTTCGGCACAGGCAATCATGCTACAACTCAACTGTGCTTGGAATCTCTAGAGATGCGTTTAAGTTCAGTTCCGCAATCTTTTATCAGTACAGGTAGTAAACGTGAACCTGTTGTCATTGCGGATATTGGTTGTGGTTCTGGTATCTTAGCAGTTGGGGCAGTATTATTAGGAGCAGAAAAAGTCTATGCTGTAGACACTGATCCCCTAGCAGTGCAATCGACTTTTAGTAATCGTGCCTTGAATGATATTCATCCAGAAAAGATAGTCCCCGCCGAAGGTAGTGTAGATATTCTCAAGAAACTCATTGAAAAACCAGTAGATGGAATTGTCTGCAATATATTAGCTGATGTAATTATTCAATTAGTCCCAGAAATCACCGAGATATCTAAATCTAGCACTTGGGCTATTTTCAGTGGCATTTTAACAGAGCAATCAAAATCCGTCGCTGATGCTTTAGAAAAACACGGGTGGGTAGTTGCTACCATGTGGAAACGCAAAGAGTGGTGTTGCTTAAATGTGCGTCGTTCTTAA
- the serA gene encoding phosphoglycerate dehydrogenase, translating into MSKVLVSDPIDQAGIDILSQVATVDVKTGLKPAELIEIIGEYDALMIRSGTRVTQEIIEAGTQLKIIGRAGVGVDNVDVPAATRRGIVVVNSPEGNTIAAAEHALAMMLSLSRHIPDANASVKSGVWDRKTFVGSEVYKKTLGIVGLGKIGSHVAAVAKAMGMKLLAYDPFISAERAEQIGCQLVDFDLLIQQADYITLHIPKTPETAHLINAQTLAKMKPTTRIINCARGGIIDEAALVEAIKAGTIAGAALDVFESEPLGESELRSLGKEIILTPHLGASTTEAQVNVAIDVAEQIRDVLLGLPARSAVNIPGLGPDILEELKPYMQLAETLGNLVGQLAGGRVELLNVRLQGELATNKSQPLVIAALKGLLYQALRERVNYVNANIEAKERGIRVIETRDASARDYAGSLRLEATGTLGTHSVTGALLGDKEIHLTDVDGFPINVPPSKHMLFTLHRDMPGIIGKLGSLLGSFNVNIASMQVGRKIVRGDAVMALSIDDPLPEGILAEITKVPGIRDAYTVTL; encoded by the coding sequence ATGTCTAAGGTTCTTGTCTCCGATCCTATTGACCAAGCAGGAATTGACATCCTCTCTCAAGTTGCTACTGTTGATGTCAAGACAGGTCTCAAACCAGCAGAATTAATAGAAATTATTGGTGAGTATGACGCGTTAATGATTCGTTCGGGAACGCGGGTGACTCAAGAAATCATCGAAGCCGGTACTCAACTGAAAATTATTGGTCGTGCCGGTGTAGGTGTGGATAATGTAGATGTGCCTGCTGCTACCCGCCGAGGAATTGTTGTAGTTAATTCCCCTGAAGGTAATACGATTGCGGCGGCAGAACACGCCCTAGCAATGATGTTGTCTTTGTCACGTCATATACCTGATGCTAATGCTTCAGTGAAAAGCGGCGTGTGGGATCGCAAAACTTTTGTAGGTTCAGAAGTATACAAGAAAACCTTGGGTATAGTTGGTCTAGGTAAAATTGGTTCTCATGTGGCGGCTGTTGCTAAAGCGATGGGGATGAAATTACTAGCTTACGATCCCTTCATTTCCGCAGAACGGGCAGAACAAATAGGCTGTCAGCTGGTAGATTTTGATTTATTGATTCAGCAAGCAGACTATATCACCCTGCATATTCCCAAAACTCCTGAAACAGCCCATCTCATCAATGCTCAGACTCTGGCTAAAATGAAGCCCACAACCAGAATCATTAACTGTGCGCGTGGTGGGATCATTGATGAAGCCGCTTTGGTCGAAGCAATTAAAGCAGGCACAATTGCTGGTGCAGCGTTAGATGTGTTTGAGTCTGAACCATTGGGCGAATCAGAATTGCGATCGCTCGGTAAAGAAATCATCCTCACCCCCCACTTAGGCGCGTCCACCACAGAAGCACAGGTAAATGTAGCCATAGACGTAGCCGAACAAATCCGCGATGTCCTTCTAGGTTTACCCGCCCGTTCCGCAGTCAATATCCCTGGACTTGGCCCCGATATTCTCGAAGAACTCAAGCCCTATATGCAACTAGCAGAAACCTTGGGTAACTTGGTCGGACAGCTAGCTGGTGGTCGAGTAGAGTTACTTAATGTGCGCCTGCAAGGGGAACTAGCAACAAATAAGAGTCAGCCATTGGTAATCGCCGCCCTCAAGGGTCTACTGTATCAAGCCCTCAGAGAACGAGTAAATTACGTCAATGCCAACATCGAAGCCAAAGAACGGGGAATTCGCGTCATTGAAACTCGCGATGCTTCGGCGCGTGACTACGCTGGTTCATTACGCCTAGAAGCTACAGGTACTTTAGGTACGCACTCCGTGACTGGTGCATTATTAGGTGATAAAGAAATTCACCTCACCGATGTTGATGGTTTCCCCATTAACGTCCCCCCCAGCAAACATATGCTGTTTACCCTACACCGCGATATGCCAGGAATTATTGGCAAATTAGGTTCCTTATTGGGAAGCTTTAACGTCAATATTGCCAGTATGCAGGTAGGTCGCAAAATCGTGCGTGGCGATGCAGTTATGGCACTCAGCATTGATGATCCCTTACCGGAAGGGATTTTAGCAGAGATTACCAAAGTACCCGGCATTCGGGACGCGTATACAGTAACTTTATAA
- a CDS encoding GUN4 domain-containing protein, with the protein MFKVDKTQGKTPLEYYEKAIEELRRSREELQDIKDIYLQGANSLTQSWNSEIQQLKDELKNTHEKLVSSEIKTAEIQTNLLEMQKTASDSQQKLEIIQEGMIDERNMNNRIIEDLAQIKEKLSQMTSPSQAIVPQTEILEYLSNLQLQLSHLSAELTLVSHMSGIDYRNLQQLLTDNKWQEADQETYIVILKICDRSEEGWLDDREIKTLPRQDLEIINKLWVKHSQGKFGFSVQKNIWQAKKDYKHFAYRVGWLASLANTEWLKYEEYNFSLDSNKGHLPSTSRLVGLDSRNGGEVAHRIKIFLSRY; encoded by the coding sequence ATGTTTAAGGTAGATAAAACTCAAGGAAAAACTCCTCTAGAATATTATGAAAAAGCAATAGAAGAACTGCGGCGCAGTCGTGAAGAATTGCAGGATATAAAAGATATATATTTACAAGGGGCTAATTCTCTTACTCAGTCTTGGAATTCAGAAATTCAGCAATTAAAAGATGAACTGAAGAATACACACGAGAAATTAGTAAGTTCTGAAATAAAAACAGCAGAAATTCAGACAAATTTATTGGAGATGCAAAAAACTGCTTCAGATTCTCAACAGAAATTAGAAATTATTCAAGAAGGTATGATCGATGAAAGGAATATGAACAATCGAATTATTGAGGATTTAGCACAAATAAAAGAGAAATTATCTCAAATGACTTCTCCATCTCAGGCGATAGTACCTCAAACAGAGATTCTGGAGTACCTATCAAATTTACAGTTACAATTATCTCACTTGTCAGCAGAATTAACACTTGTTTCTCATATGTCTGGGATAGATTATAGAAATTTGCAGCAACTGTTAACAGACAATAAATGGCAAGAAGCTGATCAAGAGACTTACATTGTGATCCTTAAAATTTGCGATCGTAGTGAAGAAGGCTGGCTAGATGATCGTGAAATCAAAACGTTGCCTCGTCAAGACCTGGAAATTATAAATAAACTATGGGTTAAACACAGTCAAGGAAAATTTGGCTTCAGTGTTCAAAAAAATATTTGGCAAGCCAAGAAAGATTATAAACACTTTGCATATAGAGTTGGATGGTTAGCAAGTTTAGCTAATACCGAATGGTTGAAATATGAGGAATATAACTTTAGCTTAGATTCTAATAAGGGACACTTACCTTCTACATCTCGTTTGGTTGGTTTAGATTCTAGAAATGGCGGTGAAGTTGCACACCGAATTAAAATTTTTCTATCACGTTATTAA
- the trxA gene encoding thioredoxin, translating to MATNKQFNSFGEMLSDSDVPVLVDFYAEWCGPCQMMGPILEQVNAQLQGRLRIVKIDAEKYTELASQYRIEALPTLVLFKQGQPVDRVEGVLQAPQLVQRLQSFV from the coding sequence ATGGCTACAAATAAACAATTCAACAGCTTTGGTGAGATGCTGTCTGATTCTGATGTGCCTGTTTTAGTAGATTTTTACGCTGAATGGTGTGGCCCTTGTCAGATGATGGGGCCGATTTTAGAGCAAGTCAACGCTCAGTTACAAGGACGTTTGCGTATTGTCAAAATTGATGCAGAAAAATACACAGAATTAGCTAGTCAGTATAGAATTGAAGCTCTACCAACATTGGTACTGTTCAAACAAGGTCAACCTGTTGATCGGGTTGAAGGTGTTTTACAAGCACCGCAGCTAGTTCAAAGACTGCAAAGTTTCGTTTAA
- a CDS encoding GUN4 domain-containing protein, with protein MFKPDNSQFKTPLSYYEKAIEELRRSREELQELKAIYLQNMNSNFQDLCAEIKDLKRELQITKDTVKKSEKQGSETQTRLKEISQLVEKLLIAPTVTDISQDLRSEIKELKRELQITKDTVKKSEKQGLETQTRLKEISQLVEKLFVNSTVNGMDYGKLENLLKKQKWQEADQETYSVILKICGHQKGRWLVDKEIQKLSAQDLININNLWVKYSQGKFGFSIQKGILQASNDCQNFAYEVGWLINPTKKIWVKHDEYHFSLDAPKGHLPSIPRLVGLGYRNVSEKSFRINRINLFLSHC; from the coding sequence ATGTTTAAACCAGATAATAGTCAATTTAAAACACCATTAAGTTATTATGAAAAAGCAATAGAAGAACTGCGGCGCAGTCGTGAGGAATTGCAAGAATTAAAGGCAATTTATCTACAGAATATGAATTCAAATTTTCAAGACTTGTGTGCCGAAATTAAAGATTTAAAACGTGAATTACAGATAACGAAAGATACAGTAAAAAAGTCTGAGAAACAAGGTTCAGAAACTCAGACTAGATTGAAAGAAATATCACAATTAGTAGAAAAATTGCTCATTGCTCCCACTGTTACCGATATTTCTCAAGACTTGCGTTCCGAAATTAAAGAGTTAAAACGTGAATTACAGATAACGAAAGATACAGTAAAAAAGTCTGAAAAGCAAGGTTTAGAAACTCAGACTAGATTAAAAGAAATATCACAATTAGTAGAAAAATTATTCGTAAATTCCACTGTTAATGGTATGGATTATGGTAAATTAGAAAACCTGTTAAAAAAGCAAAAATGGCAAGAGGCAGATCAAGAGACTTACTCTGTGATACTGAAAATATGTGGACATCAAAAGGGACGCTGGTTAGTTGATAAGGAAATTCAAAAATTATCTGCTCAAGACCTTATAAATATTAATAATTTGTGGGTTAAATATAGTCAAGGCAAATTTGGTTTTAGTATTCAAAAAGGTATTTTACAAGCTAGTAACGATTGTCAAAACTTTGCATATGAAGTTGGATGGCTTATAAACCCCACCAAGAAGATATGGGTTAAACATGATGAATATCACTTCAGTCTAGATGCACCTAAAGGACATTTACCATCTATACCTCGCTTAGTAGGTTTAGGTTATAGAAATGTGAGTGAAAAGTCATTTCGGATAAACCGAATAAATCTTTTTTTGTCACATTGCTAA